The window ACATGGGTTAATCCAAACATGTGGCCAATTTCATGTGAAGCGGTTTTTAGAAGTCTTTCGAGGCTTAAATTAAATTGCTCATTTGCAAGGGGCTTTTTATGGAACCGGTAAATCGAGTTTACAGCCAATCCTTTCTCATAAGATGCCAGCCCGAACACAAAATTCCATTTATCATTCGGGAACAAATCCATTTCGGTTATGCCAAGGATGGCGATTGCATCTTTTGGCCTCCCAACGGCTACAACGGTATCACGTATATAGGTGGCTAATAGTTGTTCGTGTTGCTGGCTTATCCTCCGGGCATGTGGTGGCACAATATTGTTGTTTACTTTGGGCAGCAATACTGTATTAAGCTGGAAAAACTTTTCTAAATACTCACGGGTAAGTTGAATTTGTTTCCACTCGTGTACCGAAAATTCTCCAATTGGTTTTAGATAAATGGTTTTTAATATTTTGTTGGGCGTAAGTGGGTGACTATTATGGTAATTGGCCAAGGTTTGAATTCGTTCCTGATGATTAAAAAGCCAGTCGCCTTTTTGTGTTTTTTTTAGCGGAATATCATTTTTAGCCACTGCACTAAAATAGCTGGAATTGTTGTTGCAAGATGCCAGCGCTACTATGATAAACAGGTAAACCAAAAGAGAATAGATCGCCCGCTTCATATTCTAATTTGCATCTAGCAATCTTCTGTGGTAATTAATTTGCCCCAGGTGATAGGCGAGATGGGTAGCAAGGTGTGTAAGAAAATATCCGGTAGAAGTTTTTCCTTCAAGCACCAGTAGGGGATATTCGGCCTCCAGCTCTTCTATTGTTATTTTATCGAGTGTTCGGTTTACAATGTCGATGGTTTCATCTATTTTAATAAGCAGTTCTTTGCTGGGCACATCTTTTAATGAAAACTCGAGGTCACGGTTTCTGATGTACCCCCTGTTTCCAAGTGTAGCACCAATGTAAGTATTTAAATTGCCGATTAGGTGCAGACAGAGGTTACCAGCCGAATTGGCTATGCCTTGATCGATGATCCATAAATTGGCCTCGTTTTGATATGATTCAATTTCCGTTTTCAGTTTATGCAGATCGCGGTCGAATAGTTTTTTAAGGATTTGGTTTAGCATGGTTACGAAGTTTGGTTTGGAAATCTTATTCAGCTACTTTTATGCTTTTCCAGGTTTCTATGGCCCATTCTATATC is drawn from Pedobacter sp. HDW13 and contains these coding sequences:
- a CDS encoding DUF1572 family protein, whose translation is MLNQILKKLFDRDLHKLKTEIESYQNEANLWIIDQGIANSAGNLCLHLIGNLNTYIGATLGNRGYIRNRDLEFSLKDVPSKELLIKIDETIDIVNRTLDKITIEELEAEYPLLVLEGKTSTGYFLTHLATHLAYHLGQINYHRRLLDAN
- a CDS encoding archaemetzincin, with the protein product MKRAIYSLLVYLFIIVALASCNNNSSYFSAVAKNDIPLKKTQKGDWLFNHQERIQTLANYHNSHPLTPNKILKTIYLKPIGEFSVHEWKQIQLTREYLEKFFQLNTVLLPKVNNNIVPPHARRISQQHEQLLATYIRDTVVAVGRPKDAIAILGITEMDLFPNDKWNFVFGLASYEKGLAVNSIYRFHKKPLANEQFNLSLERLLKTASHEIGHMFGLTHVLKPIA